A single genomic interval of uncultured Sphaerochaeta sp. harbors:
- a CDS encoding acetyltransferase, whose translation MLGGGGHCKSILDVVLSLGEFNEIGIIERRGSKTNDVLGVPVVGFDEDLHKLHAEGFTDAFIALGSIGNTRGRENLFSIALDEGFFIPNIISPSAWISKYVILGRGIFIGNNTVVNVGSKIGNCAIINTGAIVEHDSAIGSFAHIAPGAVLSGGVSVGQRTHIGAGSVVKQDVHIGQNSMIGMGSVVLHSITDATLAYGNPCKVIREL comes from the coding sequence TTGCTTGGAGGAGGAGGGCACTGTAAATCAATTTTGGATGTAGTACTCTCTCTGGGAGAATTCAATGAGATTGGGATTATCGAAAGAAGAGGATCAAAAACGAACGATGTCCTGGGAGTTCCGGTTGTTGGGTTTGATGAAGATCTCCACAAGTTACATGCAGAAGGTTTTACAGACGCTTTCATTGCTCTCGGGAGTATTGGCAATACAAGAGGTAGAGAAAATCTTTTCAGTATTGCGTTAGACGAGGGATTTTTCATCCCGAATATTATTTCTCCAAGCGCATGGATCAGTAAGTATGTTATATTAGGTAGAGGTATCTTTATTGGTAATAATACAGTTGTCAATGTAGGATCAAAGATTGGTAATTGTGCAATCATCAATACAGGAGCAATTGTTGAGCATGACTCAGCAATCGGATCATTTGCTCACATTGCTCCTGGAGCAGTTCTCAGTGGTGGTGTTTCAGTTGGACAGAGAACCCATATTGGTGCGGGCAGTGTGGTCAAGCAAGATGTCCATATAGGGCAGAATTCTATGATTGGTATGGGAAGTGTGGTACTTCACTCAATCACGGATGCAACCCTAGCGTATGGGAATCCCTGTAAGGTAATAAGAGAACTATGA
- a CDS encoding IS91 family transposase, with translation MFLASFDEYRSSHFVPLQAQKIAKAIMECRTGALGGHSDVCTDCGYSHQSYNSCRNRHCPKCQTVKKEQWIGRRKQDVLDVKHFHTVFTIPAQLNALVMQNPRKLYELLFRASSETVKELTTDPKYLGATVGFMSILHSWGSNMSFHPHIHMVVTAGGIAPDGRWKPSRGRFFLPVKVLSSLFRGKFLSGCRDLHDKGELSLKGENGNAVSRNAFSSLVDACYKKDWVVYSKEPFHGAEGVFEYLGRYTHRLVISNNRILSVEKGMTSFLWKDYKDESKLKETTVSNEEFIRRFLLHVLPHGFTRIRHYGLYSSRNKSLRLGLYHMALAARYRNKPRKRKDRQIETPFEIVARILGRDPRTCPRCGSLLNQQSLARASPA, from the coding sequence GTGTTCCTTGCATCGTTTGATGAGTATAGGTCAAGCCATTTCGTTCCCTTGCAAGCCCAAAAGATAGCCAAGGCGATCATGGAATGCCGTACCGGGGCTCTCGGCGGCCACAGTGATGTCTGCACGGATTGCGGGTACTCCCACCAGTCCTACAACTCCTGCCGCAACCGCCACTGCCCCAAGTGCCAGACGGTGAAGAAGGAGCAATGGATCGGCAGGAGGAAGCAGGATGTACTGGATGTGAAACACTTCCATACCGTGTTCACCATCCCCGCACAGCTCAATGCGTTGGTGATGCAGAACCCGCGCAAGCTCTACGAGCTGCTCTTCAGGGCTTCCAGCGAGACGGTCAAGGAGCTCACCACAGACCCCAAGTACCTTGGGGCGACGGTGGGGTTCATGTCCATCCTCCATTCCTGGGGCAGCAACATGAGCTTCCATCCCCACATCCACATGGTCGTCACCGCAGGCGGCATTGCCCCCGACGGTCGGTGGAAGCCCTCAAGGGGTAGGTTCTTCCTCCCGGTCAAGGTACTCTCCAGCCTGTTCAGGGGCAAGTTCCTTTCCGGTTGCAGGGACCTGCATGACAAGGGTGAGCTTTCTCTCAAGGGAGAAAACGGCAATGCAGTCTCCAGAAACGCATTCTCATCCCTGGTCGATGCCTGCTACAAGAAGGACTGGGTCGTATACTCCAAGGAACCGTTCCACGGTGCAGAGGGGGTGTTCGAGTATCTGGGACGATACACCCACCGTCTGGTGATCAGCAACAACAGGATCCTCTCGGTTGAGAAGGGGATGACCAGTTTCCTGTGGAAGGATTACAAGGATGAATCCAAGCTGAAGGAGACGACGGTCTCCAATGAGGAATTCATCAGGAGATTCCTGTTGCATGTGCTTCCCCACGGCTTCACCAGGATACGCCATTATGGGTTGTACTCATCACGCAACAAGAGCCTGAGGCTCGGGCTCTACCACATGGCACTGGCTGCAAGGTATCGCAATAAACCACGCAAGAGGAAAGACAGGCAGATCGAGACACCCTTCGAGATCGTCGCCAGGATTCTCGGGAGAGACCCAAGAACCTGTCCCCGGTGCGGGAGTCTGCTAAACCAGCAATCCCTGGCCAGGGCCTCACCGGCCTGA
- a CDS encoding acylneuraminate cytidylyltransferase family protein gives MNNLAIIPARSGSKGLKDKNIKLLDGKPLIAYTINAALDCGMFSEVMVSTDSEAYADIACKHGANVPFLRSSTQSSDTASSWDVVKEVLLQYTYIDMHFDTVTLLQPTSPLRTAQDIRNAFIEMQNQKANAIVSVCEVDHSPLWCNTLPKNNSMDKFLPKDLIIKNRQKLETYYRINGAIYLVNVSYLLSCQTIYDYGCFASKMDKRHSIDIDDLLDFQIAEVLAKGF, from the coding sequence ATGAATAATCTTGCAATTATTCCAGCTAGAAGTGGTTCAAAGGGGCTGAAGGATAAGAATATCAAACTCCTTGATGGTAAGCCGCTTATTGCATATACGATTAATGCCGCTCTTGATTGTGGTATGTTTAGTGAAGTAATGGTATCAACTGATTCAGAGGCTTATGCTGACATTGCGTGTAAGCATGGAGCAAACGTACCATTCCTGAGAAGTAGTACACAATCATCCGATACAGCATCTTCATGGGATGTGGTGAAGGAAGTATTATTACAATATACATATATAGACATGCATTTCGATACAGTTACTTTGTTGCAGCCCACATCGCCACTTAGAACAGCACAAGATATTAGGAATGCTTTTATTGAAATGCAAAATCAAAAAGCAAATGCTATAGTGTCAGTATGTGAGGTTGATCATTCACCTCTTTGGTGTAATACCTTGCCTAAGAATAATTCAATGGATAAGTTTTTGCCGAAAGATTTGATAATAAAGAATAGACAAAAACTGGAAACCTATTATCGAATCAACGGAGCGATATATCTTGTCAATGTTTCATATTTGTTGTCTTGCCAGACAATATATGATTATGGGTGTTTTGCCTCAAAAATGGATAAGAGACATTCGATTGATATTGATGATTTATTAGATTTTCAAATTGCTGAGGTGTTAGCCAAAGGGTTTTGA
- the neuC gene encoding UDP-N-acetylglucosamine 2-epimerase yields MKKKICILTATRAEYGLLRPVIKRLREDNLFDVRIVVTGAHLSPEFGLTYKEIEDDNFPIDKKIEILLSSDTPGSISKSMGLALLGFADYFSESKPDLLLVLGDRYETLAVCCTAMNERIPIAHLYGGETTEGAVDEAFRHAITKLSYLHFTSTEMYRKRVIQLGEHPSRVFNVGALGVENVLSVPLLEKDELEKSLQFNLSDQYVVVTYHSVTMESTPSEIGVQALLDALDTFPDLRIIFTKANADADGRIINEMLNTYVSNHSNAIAVASLGMKRYLSAVKYCAAVIGNSSSGIIEVPSFHVPTINIGDRQKGRLMAESVVSCSPSQESIVQALEMVFSQKYRNRISIISNPYEKSETSKNIVKEINKFLSSNCIDVKKAFYDSN; encoded by the coding sequence ATGAAAAAAAAGATTTGTATTTTAACTGCGACAAGAGCAGAATATGGATTACTGCGGCCAGTGATCAAACGTCTCAGGGAAGACAATCTCTTCGATGTGAGGATTGTTGTAACAGGTGCACATCTTTCTCCAGAATTCGGACTTACCTATAAAGAAATTGAGGATGATAATTTTCCGATTGATAAAAAGATTGAAATTCTCTTAAGTTCTGATACTCCTGGGTCAATATCAAAATCCATGGGACTGGCCTTATTAGGGTTTGCTGATTACTTTTCCGAGTCAAAGCCTGATTTGTTACTGGTTCTTGGAGATCGATATGAGACCCTAGCGGTCTGTTGTACTGCAATGAATGAACGGATCCCTATTGCTCATCTATATGGCGGTGAGACAACCGAGGGAGCTGTGGATGAAGCGTTCAGACATGCAATAACTAAACTCAGTTATTTGCATTTTACGAGTACGGAGATGTATAGGAAGCGTGTCATTCAGTTGGGTGAGCATCCTTCTAGAGTTTTTAATGTTGGAGCATTGGGTGTAGAGAATGTACTCAGCGTACCTCTCCTAGAAAAAGATGAGCTAGAGAAGTCATTGCAATTTAATTTGAGTGATCAGTATGTTGTGGTCACCTATCATTCTGTCACAATGGAATCAACGCCAAGTGAGATTGGAGTCCAAGCGCTCCTTGATGCATTAGACACATTCCCAGATCTTCGGATTATATTTACAAAAGCTAATGCTGATGCAGATGGTAGGATCATCAATGAAATGTTGAATACATATGTTTCAAACCACTCAAACGCAATTGCTGTGGCTTCCCTTGGCATGAAACGATACCTTTCTGCAGTGAAATACTGTGCCGCTGTAATAGGTAACTCTTCTAGTGGGATTATTGAGGTACCAAGTTTTCATGTTCCAACTATAAATATTGGAGATAGGCAGAAAGGAAGATTGATGGCGGAAAGTGTTGTTTCATGTTCACCCTCACAAGAATCTATTGTTCAAGCTCTTGAGATGGTTTTTTCACAGAAATATAGAAATAGGATATCGATAATATCCAACCCGTATGAAAAAAGTGAAACTTCAAAGAATATTGTTAAAGAGATTAATAAATTTCTTTCAAGCAACTGTATAGATGTAAAGAAAGCGTTTTATGATAGTAACTAG
- the neuB gene encoding N-acetylneuraminate synthase encodes MKCFIIAEAGVNHNGNIEIAKKLVDAAAQAGVDCIKFQTFKAKNLVTRTAEKAEYQNKQISQEESQLSMLQRLELSYDDFSKIATYCKKKGIIFLSTPFDHESIDFLDRLEIEKWKIPSGEITNYPYLIKIAQTHKPIILSTGMSTVQDVEDAVKVLQTKGAGPITLLHCTTEYPAPYDEVNLNVLTTLKHIFHLPIGYSDHTQGITIPIAAVALGAVVIEKHFTLDRNMEGPDHKASLEPDELKAMVEAIRCVEVSMGDGVKRPTNSELKNMRIARKSIVAAQSIKAGEKFSEENIATKRPGTGISPMRWSEVIGQYAKRSFEEDELIEL; translated from the coding sequence ATGAAGTGCTTTATCATTGCTGAAGCTGGAGTAAATCATAACGGCAACATCGAGATTGCTAAAAAGTTGGTGGATGCAGCTGCTCAGGCTGGGGTTGATTGTATAAAATTTCAAACTTTTAAAGCTAAGAATCTTGTAACAAGAACAGCAGAGAAAGCAGAGTACCAGAATAAGCAAATCAGTCAAGAAGAGAGCCAATTATCAATGTTGCAGCGGTTGGAGCTCTCTTACGATGATTTTTCTAAGATTGCAACGTATTGCAAAAAGAAGGGGATTATTTTTCTTTCAACTCCATTTGATCATGAGAGTATCGATTTTCTTGATCGATTGGAAATTGAAAAATGGAAAATACCTTCAGGAGAGATAACGAATTATCCCTATCTTATCAAAATTGCCCAAACGCATAAACCAATAATTCTGTCTACTGGGATGAGCACAGTGCAAGATGTCGAGGATGCAGTAAAGGTCTTGCAAACAAAAGGAGCTGGTCCTATCACGCTTCTTCATTGCACTACTGAGTATCCAGCTCCCTATGATGAGGTCAATTTGAATGTGCTTACTACATTGAAGCATATTTTCCACCTTCCTATTGGATATTCTGACCATACGCAAGGCATTACTATTCCAATTGCAGCTGTCGCTTTAGGTGCTGTTGTTATTGAGAAACACTTTACCCTTGATAGGAACATGGAAGGGCCCGATCATAAGGCTAGCTTGGAACCTGATGAGCTAAAGGCCATGGTAGAAGCTATTAGGTGTGTTGAAGTATCGATGGGTGATGGAGTTAAAAGACCAACAAATTCAGAATTGAAAAATATGAGAATTGCACGTAAAAGTATTGTAGCTGCACAATCAATAAAGGCAGGAGAGAAATTTTCAGAAGAGAATATTGCTACCAAACGGCCTGGAACTGGTATCAGCCCTATGCGATGGAGTGAGGTGATTGGACAGTATGCTAAACGTTCGTTTGAAGAAGATGAGCTGATTGAATTATGA
- a CDS encoding DUF6880 family protein, protein MADEKEEKKQRSYARMIASIRNQQEEANLFAAALQGKQVELPTPRMLALARVFCEKQDAESALAWIKRIPTNDSSNRYEVEEILKEIYAMQGDRESLIALLYKNFKSYRTLDALEELLLVMGQEKREEVLANEVTSICQNPSFDDQDAQFLLDVGMINELETYVLDRTQTLDGGNYYTLPRIAQKLGESGCYLAASLLYRSLLDSMMERAYTKSYHHGVDYLNAMDAFAPLVKDWQTFPTHNSYKMHLLLENKRKRSFWDLYRRSKGL, encoded by the coding sequence GTGGCAGATGAGAAAGAAGAAAAGAAACAGAGATCCTATGCAAGGATGATTGCATCCATACGCAACCAGCAAGAGGAAGCAAATCTCTTTGCAGCTGCCCTGCAAGGCAAGCAGGTAGAACTGCCGACACCCAGGATGCTTGCACTAGCACGTGTTTTCTGTGAGAAGCAGGATGCTGAGTCGGCACTTGCTTGGATCAAGAGGATTCCTACAAACGATTCTTCCAATCGTTATGAGGTTGAAGAAATCCTGAAGGAAATCTATGCAATGCAAGGCGATCGTGAAAGCCTCATCGCCCTTCTCTATAAGAACTTCAAGTCCTATCGTACACTCGATGCCTTGGAAGAACTCCTGCTCGTGATGGGTCAAGAGAAGCGGGAGGAGGTCCTGGCAAACGAGGTGACCTCAATTTGTCAGAATCCTTCCTTCGATGACCAGGATGCGCAGTTTTTGTTGGACGTGGGAATGATAAACGAGTTGGAAACCTATGTATTGGACAGGACACAGACGTTGGATGGGGGAAATTACTATACCTTGCCTCGCATAGCGCAAAAGCTGGGGGAAAGTGGATGCTATCTCGCAGCCTCATTGCTCTATCGCAGCCTGCTGGATTCCATGATGGAACGTGCTTATACAAAGAGCTATCACCATGGGGTGGATTATCTCAATGCAATGGATGCTTTTGCCCCTCTGGTCAAAGATTGGCAAACCTTCCCTACCCATAACTCATACAAGATGCACCTCTTGCTGGAAAATAAGAGAAAAAGAAGCTTCTGGGACCTATATAGGAGAAGCAAAGGGCTGTGA